The following coding sequences lie in one Myxococcus xanthus genomic window:
- a CDS encoding DUF2058 family protein, producing MQNLRDKLLKAGLVTEDQAKKVESKPSQAEARRPGPQEGGRSGGNRPPPRRDDNRTQGGPPPRGEGGGRPSGGRDAGRREGGGRPGGGFGGAPRHGGGPQHGRPAAAAPERAIPKLPPMPGSKAYQRAESKRQVELDRALRELVLGSQVPVEAGETAFYFMTRKGKLRRLELSPAQAKQLEEGELGVVERPEPAQIEHSLVPSSAAEQMFALSKKSVRFLNRKENPVGFMNDEELKAQQAAEAAGTAPELPDEPEGGSEASAETTSEDSAEASAETASEGEAAPTEPKASNEEAQNG from the coding sequence ATGCAGAACCTGCGCGACAAGCTATTGAAGGCGGGCCTCGTCACCGAGGACCAGGCCAAGAAGGTGGAGTCGAAGCCCAGCCAGGCGGAAGCCCGGCGGCCCGGACCCCAGGAGGGCGGCCGTTCAGGCGGCAACCGTCCTCCCCCCCGCCGTGATGACAACCGGACACAAGGTGGCCCGCCCCCCCGAGGCGAAGGCGGAGGCCGTCCGAGTGGCGGCCGTGACGCCGGCCGTCGTGAGGGCGGCGGACGTCCTGGCGGCGGCTTCGGGGGTGCCCCCCGGCACGGCGGAGGTCCCCAGCACGGGCGGCCGGCCGCGGCGGCGCCGGAGCGGGCCATCCCCAAGCTGCCCCCCATGCCGGGCTCCAAGGCCTACCAGCGCGCCGAGTCCAAGCGGCAGGTGGAGCTGGACCGCGCCCTGCGCGAGCTGGTGCTGGGCTCCCAGGTGCCCGTCGAGGCGGGGGAGACGGCGTTCTACTTCATGACCCGCAAGGGCAAGCTGCGCCGGTTGGAGCTGAGCCCGGCGCAGGCGAAGCAGCTCGAGGAGGGCGAGCTGGGCGTGGTCGAGCGCCCCGAGCCCGCGCAAATCGAGCACTCGCTGGTGCCTTCGTCGGCGGCGGAGCAGATGTTCGCGCTGTCGAAGAAGTCGGTGCGCTTCCTCAACCGCAAGGAGAACCCCGTCGGCTTCATGAACGACGAGGAGCTCAAGGCCCAGCAGGCCGCCGAGGCGGCGGGCACCGCGCCCGAGCTGCCCGACGAGCCCGAAGGCGGGTCCGAGGCTTCGGCCGAGACCACGTCGGAGGATTCGGCCGAGGCTTCTGCTGAGACCGCGTCCGAGGGCGAGGCGGCCCCGACCGAGCCGAAGGCCAGCAACGAAGAAGCCCAGAACGGCTGA
- a CDS encoding SDR family NAD(P)-dependent oxidoreductase, with product MTTTSKTVVVTGASRGIGRAVALAFAKAGHDVWALARSTEALESLRQDGGERIRPHAVDVADEAALVATSQRILAEGPPRVLVNNAGITVSAPLTKTRTEDLARVMAVNVTAPFLLCRELMPAMAQAGGGRVINIGSMAAVRGVKYTSAYCASKHALLGLTRALAVEYAKKQVTVNIVNPGWVETDMFAGATSAISASTGRSEEQAREALASMNAMGRIITPEEVAALCLFLASDAAGGITGTAYAIDGGELG from the coding sequence ATGACGACGACCTCCAAGACGGTGGTGGTAACGGGCGCGAGCCGAGGCATTGGCCGCGCGGTGGCGCTGGCCTTCGCGAAGGCGGGCCATGACGTGTGGGCCCTGGCGCGTTCGACGGAAGCGCTGGAGTCGCTCCGGCAGGACGGCGGTGAGCGCATCCGGCCGCACGCGGTGGACGTGGCCGACGAAGCGGCGCTGGTTGCCACGAGCCAGCGAATCCTCGCCGAGGGGCCTCCGCGCGTGCTCGTGAACAACGCGGGCATCACCGTCTCCGCGCCCCTGACGAAGACGCGCACCGAGGACCTGGCCCGCGTCATGGCCGTCAACGTGACGGCGCCCTTCCTCCTCTGCCGCGAGCTGATGCCGGCCATGGCCCAGGCGGGCGGCGGACGCGTCATCAACATCGGCTCCATGGCCGCGGTGCGGGGCGTGAAGTACACGTCCGCGTATTGCGCGTCGAAGCATGCGCTGCTGGGCCTGACGCGCGCACTCGCGGTGGAGTACGCGAAGAAGCAAGTCACGGTGAACATCGTGAATCCGGGCTGGGTGGAGACGGACATGTTCGCCGGCGCGACCTCGGCCATCAGCGCCTCCACGGGCCGCAGCGAGGAGCAGGCGCGCGAAGCCCTGGCGTCCATGAACGCCATGGGCCGCATCATCACGCCGGAGGAAGTCGCCGCGCTGTGCCTGTTCCTCGCGTCGGACGCGGCGGGCGGCATCACCGGCACGGCGTACGCCATCGACGGCGGCGAGCTGGGCTGA
- a CDS encoding PQQ-binding-like beta-propeller repeat protein, with translation MSGLRSMVLGACLWVGCASSVEDGAAPTVETPADVTQTPTPGGETPAPQAPTPEPQVPPPATSATCSGADGTARLAWSYDAAWNLTVDFRGTMDADGHTYWTECESSYWVDKDPSQLACQLVSVTSEGTERYRRDLPPPGAWGVHTVAGRQLFVTGRLALLSARDSATGQERWSVSLGAVKDEDPQAHHALRIESLVLSPPYLLALVHDTFGDVGAEDLLVAVHAETGAVAWKAPVPPVHAPLVVDTEGNVYGGAANVLEQRTELFSYAADGQLRWRTQRTGVLEPTAVDGGTLMLGRAELVDAATGAPVATLATASAESFYYSLGHSSSTFGRAAMQADRLLVLPDMRCTTEGCPTTTHPGGTFLYGLDPSSGAVRWHRAVGTWPMSPLLTQRGSLLLVDRPVGETCGEHACTGDDAAFGSFLRELDHDGNELSACALLGKAPYITPPALHRGRVVLGAWTNWNASNDWTQRMSIRAFDMTAPEEPASNGWVSAGGGNARSGQTKPTGAAAQARATDR, from the coding sequence GTGAGTGGACTGCGAAGCATGGTGCTGGGCGCGTGTCTGTGGGTGGGCTGTGCGTCCTCTGTGGAGGACGGAGCGGCGCCCACCGTCGAGACACCCGCGGATGTGACGCAAACGCCCACCCCTGGTGGTGAGACGCCCGCTCCGCAGGCGCCCACACCGGAGCCTCAGGTGCCGCCGCCGGCGACATCGGCGACGTGCTCCGGAGCGGATGGCACGGCGCGACTCGCGTGGAGCTACGACGCTGCGTGGAACCTCACGGTGGACTTCCGGGGGACCATGGACGCGGACGGGCACACCTACTGGACGGAGTGCGAGAGCAGCTATTGGGTGGACAAGGACCCGAGCCAGCTGGCGTGTCAGCTCGTCTCCGTCACGTCTGAAGGGACTGAGCGCTACCGGCGCGACCTTCCGCCCCCGGGAGCCTGGGGCGTTCACACGGTGGCGGGGAGACAGCTCTTCGTCACGGGCCGGCTCGCCCTGCTCTCCGCTCGGGACAGCGCCACCGGACAGGAGCGCTGGAGCGTGTCGCTGGGGGCCGTGAAGGACGAAGACCCGCAGGCGCACCATGCGCTTCGCATCGAATCGCTCGTGCTCAGCCCGCCCTATCTGCTCGCGCTGGTGCACGACACGTTTGGAGACGTGGGCGCCGAGGACTTGCTCGTCGCGGTGCACGCGGAGACCGGCGCGGTGGCGTGGAAGGCACCCGTGCCGCCCGTCCATGCGCCACTGGTGGTGGATACGGAGGGCAACGTCTATGGCGGCGCAGCCAACGTCCTGGAGCAGCGGACGGAGCTCTTCTCGTACGCGGCGGATGGGCAGCTCCGCTGGCGGACGCAGCGCACGGGCGTGCTCGAGCCCACGGCCGTGGACGGAGGGACGTTGATGCTGGGCCGCGCGGAGCTGGTGGACGCGGCCACGGGAGCACCGGTTGCCACGCTGGCGACTGCTTCCGCTGAGTCCTTCTATTACTCGCTGGGCCATTCCAGCTCGACCTTCGGCCGCGCGGCGATGCAGGCGGACCGGCTCCTGGTCCTGCCCGACATGCGGTGCACCACCGAGGGCTGCCCCACCACCACGCATCCGGGAGGCACGTTCCTCTATGGGCTGGATCCCTCGAGCGGCGCGGTGCGCTGGCACCGGGCCGTGGGCACCTGGCCGATGTCACCGCTCCTCACCCAGCGTGGCTCGCTGCTACTGGTGGACCGACCAGTGGGCGAGACGTGCGGCGAGCACGCCTGCACCGGTGATGATGCCGCGTTCGGTTCATTCCTGCGGGAGCTGGACCATGACGGGAACGAGCTGTCCGCCTGCGCGCTGCTGGGAAAGGCGCCGTACATCACCCCGCCCGCGCTGCACCGGGGACGCGTGGTGCTGGGGGCATGGACGAACTGGAATGCCAGCAATGACTGGACGCAGCGGATGAGCATCCGCGCCTTCGACATGACAGCGCCCGAAGAGCCCGCCTCCAACGGCTGGGTGAGCGCGGGCGGCGGCAATGCCCGCTCGGGCCAGACGAAGCCCACTGGCGCGGCGGCTCAGGCGCGAGCCACGGACCGATAA